In the Rhodothermus sp. genome, one interval contains:
- a CDS encoding DedA family protein translates to MEWLADLTQWALQVPAFWVYVGLLVIAYGENVVPPIPGDLFVVFCGYLAGRGTLELWVVILLATLGGAAGFMTMYAVGYRIGVAVLDPHRLRWLPKRRIHQVQRWMRRWGYGIVAANRFLSGARSVISLTVGMAHMHPGKTALLATLSAFVWTTLISYLGYAIGENWPVVRYYLQVYGWIVLGVLGLIALGAAGWSWRRRRLRKRHL, encoded by the coding sequence ATGGAGTGGCTGGCCGACCTAACGCAATGGGCGCTGCAGGTGCCGGCGTTCTGGGTCTATGTGGGATTGCTGGTGATTGCGTATGGCGAGAATGTCGTGCCGCCCATTCCGGGTGATCTGTTTGTGGTGTTCTGTGGTTATCTGGCCGGGCGGGGCACGCTGGAGCTATGGGTGGTGATTTTGCTGGCAACGCTGGGAGGAGCGGCAGGTTTTATGACCATGTATGCGGTAGGCTATCGGATCGGAGTAGCGGTACTGGACCCGCATCGCCTGCGCTGGCTACCCAAACGCCGTATCCATCAGGTGCAGCGCTGGATGCGACGGTGGGGCTATGGGATCGTGGCGGCAAATCGTTTTCTGAGCGGTGCCCGCTCGGTCATTTCCCTGACGGTGGGCATGGCCCACATGCATCCAGGCAAGACGGCCCTGCTGGCCACGCTGAGTGCCTTCGTATGGACGACATTGATCAGCTATCTCGGCTATGCCATCGGCGAGAACTGGCCGGTAGTACGGTACTACCTGCAGGTGTACGGCTGGATTGTACTGGGCGTGTTGGGACTCATTGCATTGGGGGCGGCCGGCTGGAGCTGGCGGCGCCGTCGCCTTCGAAAGAGGCATTTATAG
- the ispF gene encoding 2-C-methyl-D-erythritol 2,4-cyclodiphosphate synthase, with amino-acid sequence MTAFRIGFGYDVHRLVPGRPLMLGGVHIPSERGLVGHSDADVLLHAIADALLGAAALGDIGHHFPDTDPRWKDASSLALLHQVHQLVVQAGYAVVNVDSTVVLERPRLKPHVTTMRQNIAQTLGLPTSAVSVKATTNEGMGFIGAEEGVVAFAVCLLRPVASER; translated from the coding sequence ATGACCGCATTTCGCATCGGGTTTGGATACGATGTGCACCGTCTGGTGCCAGGCCGTCCGCTTATGCTGGGAGGGGTACACATTCCTTCAGAGCGCGGGTTGGTCGGCCATTCGGATGCCGATGTACTCTTGCATGCGATTGCCGATGCCCTGTTGGGAGCAGCTGCACTGGGTGATATCGGGCACCACTTTCCAGACACCGATCCGCGCTGGAAAGATGCCAGCAGCCTGGCATTGCTGCACCAGGTGCACCAACTGGTTGTTCAGGCCGGTTATGCCGTAGTCAATGTGGATAGCACAGTGGTACTTGAGCGACCACGCCTTAAACCTCATGTTACGACTATGCGACAAAACATTGCGCAGACGCTGGGGCTTCCGACCAGTGCTGTTTCTGTGAAAGCGACAACCAACGAAGGCATGGGTTTTATCGGTGCGGAGGAGGGAGTGGTAGCCTTTGCGGTCTGCCTGCTGCGTCCGGTTGCATCCGAACGGTAA
- the ispD gene encoding 2-C-methyl-D-erythritol 4-phosphate cytidylyltransferase yields the protein MSETAQREGVARVAVLVPAAGRGVRMGGTRKQFRRLGGRPLLEQTLWTFAAHPEVDELIVAVPADCVEQVTTALQKAGLPEPWQVVAGGRTRQESVRAALDALAAEVDIVLVHDAVRPFILPEQISAVLEATRRVGAAALAIPETDTVRRVHDSLLGETVPRAGLYRMQTPQGFRRDWLEAAHRQYGHETATDDVELVQRLGYPVVCVPGSSFNLKITTAEDWELALWIWPHWEARLRRQSEESLRR from the coding sequence ATGAGCGAGACGGCACAGCGGGAAGGTGTAGCTCGGGTAGCCGTGCTGGTGCCGGCGGCCGGTCGGGGGGTGCGTATGGGGGGGACGCGCAAGCAGTTTCGACGACTGGGGGGACGACCGTTGCTGGAGCAGACGCTTTGGACGTTTGCCGCTCATCCAGAAGTAGATGAGCTGATTGTGGCCGTGCCGGCCGACTGTGTGGAGCAGGTCACGACGGCGCTGCAGAAAGCCGGGCTTCCCGAGCCCTGGCAGGTGGTAGCCGGTGGGCGTACACGGCAGGAATCGGTACGGGCAGCGCTGGATGCGCTTGCGGCCGAAGTCGATATCGTGCTGGTGCATGATGCTGTGCGACCGTTCATTCTGCCCGAACAGATCTCGGCTGTGCTGGAGGCAACCCGTCGCGTAGGCGCAGCCGCACTGGCCATTCCGGAGACCGACACGGTGCGGCGCGTGCACGACAGCCTGCTGGGCGAGACGGTGCCCCGGGCGGGCCTTTACCGAATGCAGACGCCACAGGGCTTTCGCCGCGACTGGCTGGAGGCCGCCCATCGACAGTATGGCCATGAAACCGCCACGGATGACGTGGAGCTGGTGCAACGCCTGGGGTATCCGGTCGTATGCGTACCCGGAAGTAGCTTCAATCTCAAAATCACAACGGCCGAAGACTGGGAGCTGGCTCTGTGGATCTGGCCGCACTGGGAAGCACGCTTGCGTCGTCAATCGGAAGAATCGCTGCGTAGATGA